The following are from one region of the Petrotoga sp. 9PWA.NaAc.5.4 genome:
- a CDS encoding sugar ABC transporter ATP-binding protein: MDELFFEIKVQNLSKKFPGVQALKNLNMLLRSGEIHAIVGANGAGKSTFAKILSGVYSEYEGEIEINGEKVNLNSPQKAFEYGISTVYQEVDTALVPYFTASENLFLFKQKNNQNNLFVTQKDFSKKAKVILNNLEIKIDFNLDSFVSNLSVAEKQLLLISKALIYGSKFIIFDEPTASLGPQDVAALFETIRSLKKRQIGVLYISHRMPEVFNIADKITVFRDGMKIDTFDKDKTNVDTVVRAMLGEKNQFTHVHHKEIKNNFDEVVLKVKKLYVENKLGPLSFDLKKGEILGITGLIGAGKTELLKALFGVEKSQTCEICLENNEIRKIKNPQNAINNKIYMIPEERRKEGLIVGEDVKWNLMLPNFKEFSKLGIIKSKAIENTSIEFIQNLKIKCYGPNQLVKNLSGGNQQKTVIAKWLIKEKLKGAKVIIFDEPTVGIDIGTKEEIYQLVEKIAETGIGVIYASSDIDEILRISDRIIVMFRGQIEGILNRKEATSEKILNLATGGHQVNKTL; this comes from the coding sequence ATGGATGAATTGTTTTTTGAAATAAAAGTTCAAAACTTGTCTAAAAAGTTTCCGGGAGTACAAGCTTTAAAAAACTTAAATATGCTTTTAAGATCTGGAGAGATTCATGCAATAGTTGGAGCAAATGGTGCAGGGAAAAGTACATTTGCTAAAATTTTGTCAGGAGTCTATAGTGAATATGAAGGTGAAATAGAAATAAATGGAGAAAAAGTTAATCTAAATTCTCCACAAAAAGCATTTGAATATGGGATAAGTACAGTATATCAAGAGGTTGATACTGCTCTTGTACCATATTTTACAGCTTCAGAAAATTTGTTTTTATTCAAGCAAAAAAATAATCAAAATAACTTATTTGTAACTCAAAAAGATTTTTCAAAAAAAGCAAAAGTTATCTTAAATAATTTAGAAATAAAAATAGATTTTAATTTGGATTCATTTGTGTCAAATTTATCTGTAGCTGAAAAACAGTTGCTTTTAATTTCAAAAGCTTTAATTTACGGATCTAAATTTATTATTTTCGATGAGCCAACCGCCTCTTTAGGGCCGCAAGATGTTGCGGCCCTCTTTGAAACAATTAGATCTTTGAAGAAAAGACAAATAGGAGTTTTATATATTTCTCATAGAATGCCAGAAGTATTTAATATTGCGGATAAAATTACAGTTTTTAGAGATGGGATGAAAATAGATACTTTTGATAAAGATAAAACAAATGTAGATACAGTTGTGAGAGCCATGTTAGGTGAAAAAAATCAGTTTACTCATGTGCATCATAAAGAAATAAAGAATAACTTTGATGAAGTAGTTTTAAAGGTAAAAAAATTATATGTAGAAAACAAATTAGGGCCACTTTCTTTTGACCTTAAGAAAGGAGAGATTTTAGGGATCACCGGATTAATAGGTGCAGGAAAAACTGAACTATTAAAGGCTTTATTTGGGGTCGAAAAAAGTCAAACTTGTGAAATTTGCTTAGAAAATAATGAAATAAGAAAAATTAAAAATCCACAAAATGCTATAAATAATAAAATATACATGATTCCCGAAGAAAGAAGAAAAGAAGGTTTAATAGTTGGTGAAGATGTTAAGTGGAATTTGATGTTACCAAATTTTAAAGAATTTTCTAAATTAGGAATTATCAAAAGTAAAGCAATTGAAAACACTTCTATAGAATTTATTCAAAATCTTAAAATTAAATGCTATGGGCCAAATCAATTGGTCAAAAATCTTAGTGGTGGGAATCAGCAAAAAACCGTAATAGCCAAATGGCTTATAAAAGAAAAACTGAAAGGTGCAAAAGTGATAATATTCGACGAGCCAACAGTAGGAATAGATATAGGAACAAAAGAAGAAATATATCAATTAGTTGAAAAAATAGCTGAAACAGGAATAGGCGTTATATATGCTTCTTCTGATATAGATGAAATTTTAAGAATATCCGATAGAATAATTGTTATGTTTAGAGGACAAATAGAAGGCATTTTAAATCGGAAAGAAGCAACTAGTGAAAAAATATTAAATTTGGCAACAGGAGGACATCAAGTAAATAAAACTTTATAA
- a CDS encoding ABC transporter permease has protein sequence MNSKIIKFVSNYGTILALLVLMLIFGIMIPNFISLGNITDILRSVSVITVIAVGFTVALSANAFNLAITGIAGLCGALTAGLMVWNLFNPIIAILISVGVGTLFGFLIALFVIYFKVDDLLASLGVMFITQGLTLTYTGGLNIYSKMIKPSPTGGFVTAPGIIPNAFLFLGQGNIGFLPMPIIIMFAIVLIIHIFLNNTRYGRNLYSIGGNPEASYLAGIPVNLYKILAHSLCGALAAMGGILLVSRLGSAQIAETQTMLLDCVAASYIGISVLGLGKPNPFGTFIGATLVGVMINGLTMLGVSYTMQDIFKGIILLAALTISRFTSKY, from the coding sequence TTGAACTCAAAAATAATAAAATTTGTTTCTAACTATGGTACAATATTGGCTTTATTAGTATTAATGCTGATTTTTGGGATAATGATTCCTAATTTTATAAGTTTAGGAAATATTACTGATATTTTACGTTCTGTTTCTGTAATAACAGTTATAGCTGTGGGATTTACTGTTGCTTTAAGTGCCAATGCTTTCAATTTAGCAATTACAGGAATTGCTGGTCTTTGTGGTGCACTTACTGCTGGATTAATGGTATGGAACCTCTTCAATCCTATAATAGCAATTTTAATATCAGTTGGGGTTGGAACATTGTTCGGCTTTTTAATAGCTTTGTTTGTGATTTATTTTAAAGTAGACGATTTGTTGGCTAGTTTAGGAGTTATGTTTATCACACAGGGGTTGACATTAACTTATACCGGTGGATTAAATATTTATTCTAAAATGATTAAACCTTCGCCAACTGGAGGTTTTGTTACCGCTCCGGGAATCATACCGAATGCTTTTTTGTTTTTAGGTCAAGGGAATATAGGCTTTCTTCCAATGCCTATCATAATTATGTTTGCTATAGTTCTTATAATCCATATTTTTTTGAATAATACGAGATATGGAAGAAACTTGTATTCAATTGGAGGGAATCCAGAAGCTTCGTATTTGGCTGGGATTCCTGTTAATTTATACAAAATATTAGCTCATTCATTGTGCGGAGCTTTAGCTGCTATGGGTGGCATATTGTTAGTTTCTCGCTTGGGAAGTGCTCAAATTGCAGAAACTCAAACAATGTTGTTAGATTGTGTTGCTGCAAGTTATATTGGTATTTCTGTATTAGGTCTTGGAAAACCAAATCCTTTTGGAACTTTTATTGGAGCAACTTTGGTGGGTGTAATGATTAATGGATTAACAATGTTAGGTGTTTCTTATACGATGCAAGATATTTTTAAAGGTATAATTTTGTTAGCGGCTTTAACTATTTCTAGATTTACTTCTAAATATTAA